A window of Phenylobacterium sp. NIBR 498073 genomic DNA:
AGAGCCACTACGAGGTCACGCGGGCCGCGCTCCTGGCCGGCAAGCATGTCTACAGCGAAAAGCCGTTCACGCCGGACCTGGCGAGCTCTCGGGAGCTAGTGGCCCTGGCCAGGGAACGAGGGCTCCACGTGTCGGGAGCGCCTTCCAACGCCATGTCCGACACGGTGCAGACCATGTGGCGGGCGCTGCGCGCCGGCGCAGTCGGCAAGGCCCGGGTGGTGTACGCCGAGTTCGACGACAATCCGGTCTACCTGATGCACCCCGAGACGTGGCGAAGCCGCACCGGGGCTCCCTGGCCCTACCAGCACGAGTACGAGGCCGGATGCACCTTTGAGCATGCCGGCTACTATCTCAGCTGGCTTTGCGCGATGTTCGGGCCCGCCGAGCACGTTTCGGCGTTCTCCAGCTGCCTCGTGCCGGACAAGGCGCCGGGCGTGCATCTCGATCCGCCGGATACGCCGGACTTCTCGGTGGCCTGCATCACGTTCCGCTCGGGCGTCGTGGCCCGCCTGACGATCAGCATCGTCGCAACCTTCGACCAGCGGATGCGTATCATCGGCGACGAGGGCGAGCTGTCGGTGAACACCTATCGCGACTACTACTGCCCAGTGCGGCTCGAACGCTATTCCGGCCTCTCCCTCAATGCGCGCAAGGCGCGCTGGGTGCGCGAGAATTCGCTCCTGCAAATGCTTCTGGGCGTCGGAGGACGTTCGGTCCCATTGCTGTCCAGCGGCCTGCGGCCCTCGTGGCTCCGGCGCTGGAAGAACCCGATCGCGGCGCTCAAGCGCATGCAGCTCGGCCAACAGGACAAGAGCGTGGGCGTCGCCGAAATGGCGGCGGCGATCGAGGCCGGGCGCGAACCGTGGCTGAGCGCCGATTTCGTGCTGCACGTGACCGAGCTGACGCTCGCCATTTCGGCTGCGCGAGAGGGCAAGGTCACTCGCCTGGAGACCACCTTCAAGCCGCTTGAACCGCTGGACTTCGCCGCCGACGAACGCCCCCTCAAGCTGCACCTGAAGCCCGGGCTGGCGGCCCGCCTTGTGGAACCGATCCTGATCCGAATGCACGGCTAGAGCGGCGTCCCACCTGACTGCATCTCGCGGGATTCCGAGGAGCGATCCAAATGAGCATCTCAGCCACATGCGCGACCATCCTCGGCGTGCTCGCCGCCGCCAAGGGCGGTGAGACCATCACGCTGAAAGGCGATTGCGCCAGGATCACGATCACGCGGAGCTATTCGCGGCCGGTGACCATACAGGCTGACGGCGCCAAGGTTCGCGGCCTGGTCGTCACGGGGGGCCAGAACATCTCCTGGCGCGGCGGAGCCATTTCGGCGCCGCAGGGCCCGCATGGCTCCGGGCGCGACGGCTACGGCGTTCTCATCCGCGACGCCGCCAAGGTGTCGATCACCGGCGCGCTGATCACCAGCGCCAAGAAAGGCGTTGTGCTGGACGGCGCCAGGGAGGTGACGCTCAACGACAATCGCTTCCAGCACTACGGCGAGGACGGGGTCATCGCGTCAAATACCAAGGGCCTGACGATCCTGCGGAACACCTTTGCCGATCAGATCGGCAAGCCCACCCAGTGCAATGTGGCCGGCAAGATCACCCTCGGGGTCAAACGGCGCGACTGCGTCGCGC
This region includes:
- a CDS encoding Gfo/Idh/MocA family oxidoreductase encodes the protein MRVGIIGCGYVFDHYLSTFRNHRGLELAGVTDIDRPRAEHVGQAYGLKVYASNEELLADSSIELVLNLTSIESHYEVTRAALLAGKHVYSEKPFTPDLASSRELVALARERGLHVSGAPSNAMSDTVQTMWRALRAGAVGKARVVYAEFDDNPVYLMHPETWRSRTGAPWPYQHEYEAGCTFEHAGYYLSWLCAMFGPAEHVSAFSSCLVPDKAPGVHLDPPDTPDFSVACITFRSGVVARLTISIVATFDQRMRIIGDEGELSVNTYRDYYCPVRLERYSGLSLNARKARWVRENSLLQMLLGVGGRSVPLLSSGLRPSWLRRWKNPIAALKRMQLGQQDKSVGVAEMAAAIEAGREPWLSADFVLHVTELTLAISAAREGKVTRLETTFKPLEPLDFAADERPLKLHLKPGLAARLVEPILIRMHG
- a CDS encoding NosD domain-containing protein, producing the protein MSISATCATILGVLAAAKGGETITLKGDCARITITRSYSRPVTIQADGAKVRGLVVTGGQNISWRGGAISAPQGPHGSGRDGYGVLIRDAAKVSITGALITSAKKGVVLDGAREVTLNDNRFQHYGEDGVIASNTKGLTILRNTFADQIGKPTQCNVAGKITLGVKRRDCVALGGAWVDGYHNDAVQMRNGVADAVIAYNRVEGETQGLTQMDKDGDAPLENIRIEFNTIQTDGYHQITLGDCRSCSIRMNTVQRAKGSTKKAVIRAQAGAMVCGNTVPDMPSSAGPRCNDAPAAK